In the genome of Sander vitreus isolate 19-12246 chromosome 13, sanVit1, whole genome shotgun sequence, one region contains:
- the LOC144527757 gene encoding histone acetyltransferase KAT5-like, with protein MTKMADNASSVEIVEGCRLPVLRKNQEHEDEWPLAEILSVKEVSSRKLFYVHYIDFNKRLDEWVTGDRLDMKKLQFPKKEAKTPTKNGLSGSRPSSPEREVRKSLDLNVQSTTAPSRGKTLPTPLSGHAELHGNPEINNHEIKKEDADPVVQITSGSALTHSVTKCLSGVCTGLVKPHFNFKSFKKRKVEAVPLATQVPPATPVPSLPSSAEASQASVFPAVRETNTFKSREEHEQISSLTTNGTARRLIPPQPGRKRKANCGGTDEMIKVLQYNNPQTASVFLPPPEDSQDSSDGIPSAPRMTGSLVSDRSHDDIVTRMKNIECIELGRHRLKPWYFSPYPQELTTLPILYLCEFCLKYLKSLKCLQRHLTKCNLRHPPGNEIYRKGTISFFEIDGRKNKNYSQNLCLLAKCFLDHKTLYYDTDPFLFYVMTEYDSKGFHIVGYFSKEKESTEDYNVACILTLPPYQRRGYGKLLIEFSYELSKVEGKTGTPEKPLSDLGLLSYRSYWSQTILEILMDLKPDNGERPQITINEISEITSVKKEDVISTLQYLNLINYYKGQYILTLSEDIVDGHERAMQKRHLRIDPKCLHFTPKDWSKRGKW; from the exons ATGACGAAAATGGCGGACAACGCATCATCG GTCGAGATTGTTGAGGGCTGTCGCCTCCCCGTTCTTCGTAAAAACCAAGAACACGAGGACGAATGGC CATTGGCTGAAATTTTAAGTGTGAAGGAAGTCTCTTCGCGAAAGCTTTTCTATGTTCACTATATTGACT TCAACAAGCGGCTGGATGAGTGGGTCACAGGGGACAGGCTGGACATGAAGAAGCTTCAGTTCCCTAAGAAAGAAGCTAAAACGCCAACCAAGAATGGTCTTTCAGGCTCCCGTCCCAGTTCTCCAGAGAGAGAAGTG AGGAAGAGTCTAGATCTCAACGTACAGTCTACCACAGCTCCTTCCAGAGGCAAAACCCTCCCCACACCG CTATCGGGTCATGCTGAACTGCATGGGAATCCAGAAATAAACaaccatgaaataaaaaaggaagatgctGATCCGGTCGTGCAGATCACATCTGGAAGTGCTTTAACACACAGTGTAACCAAATGTTTGTCAGGTGTATGCACTGGACTTGTCAAGCCACATTTCAACTTCAAATCTTTCAAG AAGAGGAAAGTAGAGGCCGTCCCCTTGGCGACTCAGGTACCCCCGGCCACCCCTGTGCCCTCCCTGCCAAGTTCAGCTGAAGCCTCTCAGGCATCTGTTTTTCCTGCTGTGAGGGAGACCAACACCTTTAAATCCCGCGAAGAACATGAACAGATCTCCTCGCTCACAACG AACGGCACTGCCCGACGACTCATCCCCCCGCAGCCggggaggaagagaaaagcaAATTGTGGCGGAACGGACGAG ATGATAAAGGTTTTGCAGTATAACAACCCTCAAACTGCCAGTGTCTTTCTACCACCACCAGAG GATTCCCAAGACAGTTCGGACGGCATCCCGTCTGCACCCCGCATGACGGGCAGTCTGGTGTCTGACCGCAGCCATGACGACATCGTCACCCGGATGAAAAACATTGAGTGTATAGAGTTAGGACGTCACAGACTGAAGCCCTGGTACTTCTCACCGTACCCACAGGAACTCACCACATTGCCCATCCTCTACCTCTGTGAATTCTGTCTCAAGTACCTCAAAAGCCTGAAGTGTCTGCAGAGGCATTTG ACAAAATGTAATCTAAGACATCCTCCAGGCAACGAGATCTACCGCAAAGGCACCATCTCGTTTTTTGAGATTGACGGCAGGAAAAACAAA AATTATTCCCAGAACCTGTGTTTACTTGCTAAGTGTTTCCTGGACCACAAAACCTTGTATTACGACACAGACCCTTTCCTCTTCTATGTAATGACAGAGTATGACTCCAAAGGCTTCCACATAGTGGGCTACTTCTCTAAG gaaaAAGAGTCGACTGAAGATTATAACGTTGCCTGCATCCTGACCTTGCCTCCCTACCAGCGGAGAGGCTATGGCAAACTGCTCATTGAGTTCA GTTATGAGCTGTCCAAGGTAGAAGGGAAGACGGGCACTCCTGAGAAGCCACTTTCTGACCTCGGCCTTTTGTCCTATCGCTCCTACTGGTCCCAGACCATCTTGGAAATTCTCATGGACCTTAAACCTGACAATGGAGAAAGGCCACAGATTACCATCAA TGAGATCAGCGAGATCACAAGTGTAAAGAAAGAAGATGTCATTTCAACGCTTCAGTACCTCAACCTCATCAACTATTACAAG GGTCAGTACATCCTGACTCTTTCAGAGGACATTGTGGATGGGCATGAAAGAGCAATGCAGAAGAGACACCTGCGCATAGATCCAAAATGCCTTCACTTTACACCTAAGGACTGGAGCAAGAGGGGCAAGTGGTAG